Proteins co-encoded in one Salvia splendens isolate huo1 chromosome 4, SspV2, whole genome shotgun sequence genomic window:
- the LOC121798176 gene encoding UDP-glycosyltransferase 74B1-like: protein MEKSNLQAHVIVIPYPSQGHINPLLQFAKRLAAKGVRATLATTANTMQSIHASAAVAVAPISDGFDETDFAKAGKEGDYLTSIRDHGSQSLAKLLHTFKSAGSPVTCVIYDAFFPWALDVAHRHGAMAAAFFTNSAAVCAIFSHISGGTITLPVNVDDAPLILPGLPPLNACDVPTFIRNPSSYPAYLAMKLSQFSNLQNADFVFANTFHQLERQEAKSAEKNWPAKLVGPMVPSAYLDGRIEGDKGYGASLWKPLSEQCAAWLNTKPRESVIYVSFGSMVSLTSKQMEEMAWAVNSSTSYFLWVVRETESEKLPPGFTESVKGKGLIVSWCNQLEMLAHPAIGCFVTHCGWNSTLEGLALGVPMVALPQWSDQVTDAKFIEEIWGVGVRAKEDEFGVAGREELLYCLKQVMEGESRVKMRSNARKWRELAIQAADEGGTSDTAINEFVMKLKIALQN, encoded by the exons ATGGAGAAATCAAACCTGCAAGCTCACGTGATAGTGATCCCGTATCCGAGCCAAGGCCACATAAACCCCCTCCTCCAATTCGCCAAGCGCCTAGCCGCCAAGGGCGTCCGAGCCACCCTCGCCACCACCGCCAACACCATGCAGTCCATCCACGcctccgccgccgtcgccgtGGCCCCGATCTCCGACGGCTTCGACGAGACCGACTTCGCCAAAGCCGGCAAAGAAGGCGACTACCTCACCTCAATCCGAGACCACGGCTCCCAATCCCTAGCCAAACTCCTCCACACCTTCAAATCCGCCGGTTCCCCCGTCACTTGCGTCATCTACGACGCCTTCTTCCCCTGGGCGCTCGACGTCGCCCACCGCCACGGCGCCATGGCCGCGGCCTTCTTCACCAACTCCGCCGCCGTATGCGCCATCTTCAGCCACATCAGCGGCGGCACGATCACGCTTCCGGTGAATGTCGACGACGCGCCTCTGATTTTGCCCGGATTGCCGCCTTTGAACGCCTGCGACGTCCCCACCTTCATCAGGAACCCTAGTAGCTACCCTGCTTACTTAGCTATGAAATTGAGCCAGTTTTCCAATCTCCAAAATGCCGATTTCGTCTTCGCCAACACTTTCCACCAACTAGAACGACAG GAGGCGAAAAGTGCGGAGAAGAACTGGCCGGCGAAGCTGGTGGGGCCGATGGTGCCGTCGGCGTATCTGGATGGGCGAATCGAAGGGGACAAAGGGTACGGCGCGAGCCTATGGAAGCCGTTAAGCGAGCAATGCGCGGCCTGGCTCAACACCAAGCCACGCGAATCAGTGATCTACGTCTCATTTGGGAGCATGGTTTCGCTGACCTCCAAACAGATGGAGGAGATGGCGTGGGCGGTCAACTCCAGCACCTCCTACTTCCTCTGGGTGGTCAGGGAGACCGAGAGCGAAAAGCTCCCGCCCGGATTCACAGAGTCTGTCAAGGGGAAGGGGCTGATCGTGTCGTGGTGCAATCAGCTGGAGATGCTGGCTCATCCGGCGATTGGCTGCTTTGTCACGCACTGTGGGTGGAACTCGACTCTGGAGGGGCTGGCGCTGGGGGTGCCCATGGTGGCGCTACCCCAGTGGTCGGACCAGGTGACGGATGCCAAGTTCATAGAGGAGATATGGGGGGTAGGGGTTAGGGCTAAGGAGGATGAGTTTGGGGTTGCTGGGAGGGAGGAGCTGCTTTATTGTTTGAAACAGGTGATGGAAGGAGAGAGTAGAGTGAAGATGAGGAGCAATGCAAGGAAATGGAGGGAGCTGGCTATTCAAGCTGCTGATGAAGGGGGTACCTCAGACACCGCCATTAATGAATTTGTAATGAAATTGAAGATTGCCCTACAAAATTAG
- the LOC121798175 gene encoding DEAD-box ATP-dependent RNA helicase 22-like, which yields MLLQRSISALNTCRISLHSPRIFSFPASNLSLLSLPPAYFSSLSRYRQLKSHKLRGFATNATDENGSAADTFLAEEGVSWTSLGVSDSISRALANVGLPRPSLVQAACVPAILSGDDVVVAAETGSGKTHGYLVPIIHKVYSNSDALHDPKLKKHQHVSLVLCPNVMLCEQVVRMANSLLDGAGVPLLKAAAVCGRQGLIVKDPDIIVSTPVALLNYLYAIDPERRKRTDFIRGVKYVVFDEADLLLCGSFQNQVIRLINMLRFDEKQLSRFKDADAGAQDPLSVSADASDTEEDFPEDFDLEEAEDGDEKSIDEPNTEPRKRTWKDWMRVRKIYARSKQYIFVAATLPLNGKRTAGGTLKRMFPEANWVNGSYLHHHNPRLEQRWIEVNVDTQVDVLINAVKNGYKTNADSASGVVWTMVFANTVEAAEAVANILVGAGIRFLRYHRDISLEERTENLADFQQNGGVFVCTDAAARGLDVPNVSHVIQAEFASSAVDFLHRVGRTARAGQPGLVTSLYTESNRELVASVRQAEELSMPVEKAFSRKRSFRKKLKKRGLAQRDGASSASRSIPA from the exons ATGCTTCTGCAGCGTTCAATTTCAGCTCTAAATACTTGCAGAATTTCATTACATTCGCCGAGGATTTTCTCATTTCCGGCGAGCAACCTCTCTTTATTATCACTCCCACCGGCCTATTTTTCCAGTCTCAGCCGTTATCGCCAGCTCAAGTCCCATAAACTCCGAGGCTTCGCCACAAACGCCACCGACGAAAACGGGAGCGCCGCCGACACGTTTTTGGCAGAGGAAGGCGTTTCCTGGACTTCTCTTGGCGTCTCCGATTCCATCTCACGCGCTCTCGCTAATGTTGGGCTCCCTAGACCGTCTTTAGTCCAG GCGGCCTGTGTTCCAGCCATTCTCTCTGGAGATGATGTGGTGGTTGCAGCAGAGACAGGGAGTGGTAAAACTCATGGCTACTTAGTTCCTATAATTCATAAAGTTTACAGCAACTCGGATGCATTGCATGATCCGAAACTGAAGAAGCATCAACATGTTTCTCTTGTTCTATGCCCTAATGTAATGCTCTGTGAGCAAGTGGTTCGCATGGCGAATTCCCTCCTTGATGGTGCAGGAGTGCCACTTCTCAAAGCGGCAGCCGTTTGTGGCCGTCAG GGGTTGATAGTTAAAGATCCTGATATAATAGTGTCGACGCCAGTAGCACTTCTAAACTATCTTTATGCCATCGACCCAGAAAGGCGTAAACGTACTGATTTTATACGAGGCGTAAAATATGTG GTATTTGATGAAGCAGACTTGCTGCTCTGTGGGAGTTTCCAGAACCAAGTGATTCGTCTCATAAATATGCTTCGTTTTGATGAGAAGCAGTTATCTAGATTCAAAGATGCAGATGCAGGAGCTCAGGATCCTTTGTCTGTTTCCGCTGATGCGTCTGATACAGAAGAAGATTTTCCGGAAGATTTTGACTTGGAGGAAGCTGAAGATGGTGATGAGAAATCTATTGACGAGCCTAACACCGAGCCCAGGAAAAGAACCTGGAAAGACTGGATGAGAGTGAGGAAAATATATGCACGGAGTAAGCAATACATTTTTGTTGCAGCCACCCTTCCTCTGAATGGAAAGAGAACCGCTGGAGGAACGTTGAAGCGGATGTTTCCAGAGGCAAACTGGGTTAATGGGAGTTATCTGCATCACCATAATCCAAG GTTGGAGCAAAGGTGGATTGAAGTGAATGTAGATACACAGGTAGATGTGCTGATAAATGCTGTAAAAAATGGATATAAAACCAATGCAGATTCTGCCTCTGGAGTAGTTTGGACCATGGTGTTTGCCAACACTGTTGAAGCTGCTGAAGCTGTTGCTAACATTTTGGTGGGAGCTGGAATTAGGTTTTTACGGTACCATAGAGACATCTCTCTGGAGGAGAGGACAGAGAATCTAGCTGATTTCCAGCAGAATGGTGGTGTTTTTGTATGCACTGATGCTGCTGCTCGTGGACTTGACGTACCAAATGTTTCACATGTTATTCAG GCAGAGTTTGCTAGTTCTGCTGTAGACTTTTTGCACAGAGTTGGAAGAACAGCCAGAGCTGGTCAGCCTGGCCTTGTCACAAGTCTTTATACAGAATCAAATCGGGAGCTCGTTGCTTCAGTTCGTCAGGCTGAGGAACTTAGTATGCCTGTG GAGAAGGCATTTAGTAGAAAGAGAAGCTTCCGGAAAAAGCTCAAGAAGAGAG GTTTAGCTCAGCGAGATGGTGCATCATCAGCGTCGCGGTCAATCCCAGCGTAG
- the LOC121798174 gene encoding nucleolar GTP-binding protein 1-like, producing the protein MVQYNFKKITVVPTGKEFIDIILSRTQRRTPTQVHKGYAISRLRQFYMRKVKFTQQNFHEKLSTIIDDFPRLNDIHPFYGDLLHVLYNKDHYKLALGQINTARNLIGKIAKDYVRLLKYGDSLYRCKSLKVAALGRMCTVIKRVTPSLAYLEQIRQHMARLPSIDPNSRTLLICGYPNVGKSSFVNKITRAEVDVQPYAFTTKSLFVGHTDYKYLRYQVIDTPGILDRPFEDRNIIEMCSITALAHLRAAVLFFLDISGSCGYSIAQQAALFDSIKSLFMNKPLIIVCNKTDLQALEGLSEDDMKLVMEMKSEAMKTLVGQGGEATDGSNVLLTMSTLTEEGVIAVKNAACERLLDQRVEQKMKSKKLNDCLNRFHVAMPKPRDQKERPACIPQAVLEAKAKQAEVDAEKENRKLERDLENENGGAGVYSASLKKRYILAHDEWKEDIIPEILDGHNVANFLDPDILMRLEELEREEGVLQGLEEDDDFEMDGAELTPEEQAALTEIRKKKSLLIQQHRIRKSTAESRPTIPRKFDKDKKFTSERMGRQLSSLGLDPSMAIDRARSKSRGRKRERSTDGVESMDVDGDKQNKKMRLKSRSMSRSRSMSRPPGEVVPGEGFKDSAQKKKAIKIAKSSSKNRNKEARRGEADRVIPTLKPKHLFSGKRSTGKTDRR; encoded by the coding sequence ATGGTTCAGTACAATTTCAAAAAGATTACCGTTGTCCCCACGGGGAAGGAGTTCATTGATATTATTCTTTCGCGTACACAACGCCGAACCCCTACCCAAGTGCACAAGGGATACGCCATTTCACGTCTTCGGCAATTTTATATGCGCAAGGTGAAGTTCACGCAGCAGAATTTTCACGAGAAGCTGTCAACAATCATTGATGATTTCCCCAGGCTGAATGACATCCACCCTTTCTACGGTGATTTGCTGCATGTTCTTTATAACAAAGATCATTACAAGCTTGCCTTGGGCCAAATTAATACTGCAAGGAACCTGATTGGAAAGATTGCCAAGGACTATGTCAGGCTATTGAAGTATGGGGATTCTCTCTATCGCTGTAAGTCTCTGAAGGTTGCTGCTCTTGGGCGTATGTGTACTGTTATCAAAAGGGTTACCCCTAGTTTAGCTTATCTCGAGCAGATAAGACAGCACATGGCTAGGTTGCCTTCTATTGATCCGAATAGTAGAACTTTGCTGATCTGTGGGTACCCCAATGTCGGAAAGAGTTCATTCGTGAACAAGATCACGAGAGCTGAAGTTGATGTACAACCATATGCTTTCACCACAAAGTCATTATTTGTTGGTCATACAGACTACAAATATCTGAGGTATCAAGTGATTGACACTCCTGGGATTTTGGATCGACCGTTTGAAGATCGGAATATCATTGAGATGTGCAGCATTACAGCTCTTGCACATCTTAGAGCTGCTGTGCTGTTTTTCCTTGATATCTCTGGTTCTTGTGGATATAGCATTGCTCAGCAGGCTGCTCTTTTTGATAGCATCAAGTCTTTGTTCATGAACAAACCCCTGATCATTGTCTGCAACAAGACTGACTTGCAGGCATTGGAAGGGCTTTCTGAAGATGATATGAAACTGGTCATGGAGATGAAGTCGGAAGCTATGAAAACTCTAGTAGGCCAAGGGGGTGAGGCAACAGATGGCAGTAATGTGCTCTTGACTATGAGTACTTTGACTGAGGAAGGAGTAATAGCTGTAAAGAATGCTGCTTGTGAGAGGTTATTGGATCAACGGGTGGAACAGAAAATGAAGTCGAAAAAGCTGAATGACTGTCTGAACCGATTCCATGTTGCCATGCCTAAGCCGCGTGATCAGAAGGAAAGGCCTGCTTGTATTCCCCAGGCTGTTTTGGAAGCCAAAGCTAAGCAAGCTGAGGTTGATGCTGAGAAGGAGAATAGGAAGCTTGAGAGAGATCTTGAAAATGAGAATGGAGGTGCTGGTGTTTACTCTGCTAGCTTGAAAAAGCGCTATATTCTCGCGCATGATGAATGGAAAGAGGACATCATCCCAGAGATTCTTGATGGGCACAATGTGGCGAACTTCCTCGACCCGGATATATTAATGAGACTTGAGGAGTTGGAGCGAGAAGAAGGTGTTCTCCAAGGACTGGAGGAAGATGATGATTTTGAGATGGACGGGGCTGAGCTGACCCCTGAAGAACAGGCTGCACTTACAGAGATCAGGAAGAAGAAGAGTTTACTTATCCAACAGCATAGAATTAGAAAGAGTACTGCTGAGAGCCGACCAACTATTCCCAGAAAATTCGATAAAGATAAAAAGTTCACATCTGAAAGAATGGGGAGACAGCTATCATCCCTTGGACTTGATCCATCGATGGCTATTGACAGAGCTCGCAGCAAATCTAGGGGCCGTAAGAGGGAGAGGTCCACTGACGGAGTAGAGTCTATGGATGTTGATGGTGAtaaacaaaataagaaaatgcGGTTGAAGTCGAGATCTATGTCTAGGTCAAGGTCGATGTCCAGACCACCGGGCGAAGTTGTCCCAGGAGAGGGCTTCAAAGATTCTGCTCAGAAAAAGAAGGCTATTAAGATTGCTAAAAGTTCAAGCAAAAACAGGAACAAGGAGGCTCGTAGAGGAGAAGCAGACAGAGTCATACCAACTCTCAAACCTAAACATTTGTTTTCCGGCAAGAGATCAACTGGCAAAACAGACAGACGCTAG
- the LOC121798178 gene encoding uncharacterized protein YuxK-like has translation MAAVLRRSALTLAAPFTTTRTCSTAFSEPFSYRLYATRAPPAELLDHAAPTRVEMLPVNIERRVVLYDGVCHLCHAGVKWIIKTDKDRKISFCCVQSKAAEPYLSICRVKRKDVLRRFLFVEGPNSYHQGSAAALRVCSYLPLPYSALSALMVIPAPLRDAVYDYVAKRRYDWYGKADDCLVLRETELLERFVDWEELLERSKSKQE, from the exons ATGGCGGCGGTGTTGAGGCGATCGGCTCTCACCCTAGCGGCGCCGTTCACGACCACCCGAACCTGCTCCACTGCTTTTTCCGAGCCGTTTAGCTATCGCCTCTATGCGACGCGTGCACCTCCGGCGGAGCTACTTGACCATGCCGCGCCAACCAGGGTTGAAATGCTGCCGGTCAACATTGAGCGTCGTGTGGTCCTGTACGACGGCGTTTGCCACCTTTGTCACGCCG GAGTGAAATGGATCATAAAGACCGACAAGGATAGGAAAATAAGTTTCTGTTGTGTGCAATCAAAAGCAGCTGAACCTTACTTGAGCATTTGTAGAGTGAAGCGTAAAGATGTTCTTCGTCGCTTCCTGTTCGTTGAGGGCCCCAATTCATACCACCAAGGCTCTGCTG CTGCTTTAAGGGTTTGTTCATACTTGCCCCTGCCTTACTCTGCCTTGAGTGCTCTCATGGTTATTCCGGCTCCGTTGAGGGATGCTGTCTATGACTATGTGGCAAAGCGGCGCTATGACTGGTATGGAAAAGCAGATGACTGCTTGGTCCTCAGGGAAACTGAGCTGCTCGAACGCTTTGTCGATTGGGAAGAGCTTCTGGAGCGCAGCAAATCCAAACAAGAATGA
- the LOC121798179 gene encoding protein PLASTID REDOX INSENSITIVE 2, chloroplastic-like — MACGICRAAAAAAAAPAPSLVTSFLPPSNLLFSINLASSSTTKPITPPLLLNTNKSNLICRAEKEYKFPDPIPEFAESETEKFKSHLQKKLAKKDMFGDSLDEVVGVCTEIFDNFLHSEYGGPGTLLVLPFIDMADTINEKGLPGGPQAARAAIKWAQAHVDKDWKEWTST; from the exons ATGGCTTGTGGCATATGtagagcagcagcagcagcagcagcagctccaGCCCCCTCACTTGTTACCTCTTTCCTCCCGCCCTCAAATCTCTTATTTTCCATTAATTTGGCTTCCTCATCCACTACCAAACCTATAACCCCTCCTCTGCTTCTCAACACAAACAAATCAAACCTCATTTGCAGAGCTGAGAAGGAGTACAAATTCCCCGACCCAATCCCCGAATTCGCTGAATCC GAGACTGAAAAGTTTAAGTCCCATTTACAGAAGAAGTTGGCCAAGAAAGATATGTTTGGAGATTCCCTAGATGAAGTTGTTGGAGTCTGTACTGAG ATATTCGATAACTTCTTGCACTCCGAGTATGGTGGTCCAGGAACACTCTTGGTGCTTCCTTTCATTGATATGGCGGATACCATCAACGAAAAGGGCTTGCCCGGAGGACCGCAGGCTGCCCGAGCAGCCATAAAATGGGCTCAAGCTCATGTAGACAAAGACTGGAAAGAATGGACTAGCACCTAG